A single genomic interval of Mycobacterium sp. DL592 harbors:
- a CDS encoding salicylate synthase, with protein sequence MTDVTLSPPAQAATAGWDGLPAGMDPADVVAHLAAAGPEQDGTDYLVYERHGSWTMAIGVRTAIELDRDECRIINGGNVVSQRWSGRPADALAWALDAAGSDGDPAFGWIAFELGAHRFGLSGRLPDRAPLARIFTPNSRVTIAASGIQVFGSDERIRAAVADLRPGTYGRTGPVDVRNDHSGYRGRVATAIGEIRSGRYQKVILSRTVDVGFDVDFPATYRLARRHNTPARSFLMRLGGFRAVGFSPELVTAVLGDGAVITEPLAGTRAFGRGSADDRRAREDLTSDAKEIVEHALSVRTSLAELTEVADPGSIAVTDFMTVRERGSVQHLGSTVAGRLRPPFTRLDALDALFPAVTASGIPKAESMEAILRLDEMPRGLYSGAVVMITPDGGLDAALALRTAYQVGSRTWLRAGAGIIAASTPEREFEETCEKLACLAPYLVQKIDPGQL encoded by the coding sequence GCCGCGGGGCCCGAACAGGACGGGACCGACTACCTGGTCTATGAGCGACACGGGTCTTGGACGATGGCGATCGGTGTCCGGACGGCCATCGAGCTGGATCGCGATGAGTGCCGAATCATCAACGGGGGCAACGTCGTCAGTCAGCGGTGGAGCGGCCGTCCGGCCGACGCACTGGCCTGGGCGCTCGATGCCGCCGGCTCGGACGGCGACCCGGCATTCGGGTGGATCGCATTCGAGTTGGGTGCCCACCGCTTCGGGCTATCCGGTCGGTTGCCTGACCGGGCGCCGTTGGCCCGGATCTTCACACCAAACAGCCGAGTGACCATAGCGGCGAGCGGAATTCAGGTCTTCGGGAGCGACGAACGCATCCGCGCGGCGGTCGCCGATCTGCGGCCCGGCACCTACGGCAGGACGGGGCCCGTGGACGTCCGCAACGACCACAGCGGCTATCGCGGCCGGGTGGCGACGGCGATCGGCGAGATTCGCAGCGGCCGCTACCAGAAGGTGATCCTGTCCCGCACGGTGGACGTCGGCTTCGACGTCGACTTTCCGGCGACGTACCGGCTGGCCCGGCGACACAACACCCCCGCCCGGTCATTTCTGATGCGACTGGGCGGTTTTCGCGCGGTGGGGTTCAGCCCGGAACTCGTGACAGCCGTCCTCGGCGACGGTGCGGTGATCACCGAGCCACTGGCCGGCACCCGCGCGTTCGGTCGGGGCAGCGCTGATGACCGGCGGGCCCGCGAGGACCTGACCTCTGATGCCAAGGAGATCGTCGAGCACGCGCTGTCCGTGCGGACGTCCCTGGCCGAGCTCACCGAGGTCGCCGACCCGGGCAGCATCGCGGTCACCGACTTCATGACCGTGCGCGAGCGCGGCAGCGTTCAGCACCTCGGATCCACGGTCGCCGGGCGGCTGCGCCCGCCGTTCACCCGGTTGGACGCCCTGGACGCGCTGTTCCCCGCCGTCACCGCATCGGGCATCCCGAAAGCCGAGAGCATGGAGGCGATCCTGCGCCTCGACGAGATGCCGCGCGGGCTGTACTCGGGGGCGGTCGTGATGATCACTCCCGACGGCGGTCTGGATGCTGCCCTGGCGCTGCGCACCGCCTACCAGGTAGGTTCCCGCACCTGGCTGCGGGCGGGCGCGGGGATCATCGCCGCGTCCACACCGGAGCGCGAATTCGAGGAGACATGCGAGAAACTCGCCTGCCTGGCCCCGTATCTCGTGCAGAAGATTGACCCCGGTCAGCTCTGA